In Papaver somniferum cultivar HN1 chromosome 1, ASM357369v1, whole genome shotgun sequence, a genomic segment contains:
- the LOC113301588 gene encoding agamous-like MADS-box protein AGL61 → MARKPSMGKQKIEIKRIRNENTRQVTVSKRKGGIFKKAHELGTLCGAHVAVIIDSPAGQPYSYINSETVMDRYLSGDTRTPTPPVMPHREARILELNKEYSEAL, encoded by the coding sequence ATGGCAAGAAAACCAAGCATGGGTAAACAAAAGATCGAAATCAAAAGAATTAGGAATGAAAACACAAGACAGGTTACCGTCTCAAAACGTAAAGGAGGTATCTTCAAGAAGGCTCATGAACTTGGTACCCTTTGCGGTGCTCATGTAGCCGTAATTATAGATTCACCTGCCGGGCAACCTTATTCATACATCAACAGTGAAACTGTTATGGATCGTTACCTCTCGGGAGATACTCGGACTCCAACTCCACCTGTCATGCCTCATCGTGAAGCCAGAATTCTTGAACTAAACAAAGAATATAGCGAGGCACTTTGA